The Serpentinimonas maccroryi genome has a segment encoding these proteins:
- a CDS encoding dienelactone hydrolase family protein — MSAFVDLKAADGFVCPAYMAQPAGAPRGAVVVLQEIFGVNSHIRAVADSYAAAGYVALAPSTFHRVQAGVELGYTDADMQAGFALKLQVDALPAPGVMADIQAAIDTLVLAAGVKVGIVGYCWGGLLTWRSACQLNGLSAAVPYYGGGMTVGADAELQPRCPVLAHFAEQDNWIPQNTVQAFKARHPQVQVHTYNAHHGFNCDQRGAHHAPSAALARERTLAFLAQHLG, encoded by the coding sequence ATGAGCGCATTCGTCGATCTGAAAGCCGCCGACGGTTTTGTCTGCCCCGCCTACATGGCGCAGCCCGCGGGCGCCCCGCGCGGTGCGGTGGTGGTGCTGCAAGAGATCTTCGGCGTCAATTCACACATCCGCGCGGTGGCCGACAGCTACGCAGCTGCCGGCTACGTGGCCTTGGCGCCATCGACCTTTCACCGGGTGCAAGCGGGGGTGGAACTGGGCTACACCGACGCCGACATGCAGGCCGGCTTTGCCCTCAAGCTGCAGGTCGATGCCCTGCCCGCACCGGGCGTGATGGCCGACATCCAAGCCGCCATCGACACCTTGGTGTTGGCTGCCGGGGTCAAGGTGGGCATCGTGGGCTACTGCTGGGGTGGGTTGCTCACTTGGCGCAGCGCCTGCCAGCTCAACGGTCTGTCGGCTGCCGTGCCCTACTACGGCGGCGGCATGACGGTGGGCGCCGACGCCGAGCTGCAACCCCGGTGCCCGGTGCTGGCGCACTTTGCCGAGCAAGACAACTGGATCCCGCAGAACACCGTGCAGGCCTTCAAGGCGCGCCACCCGCAGGTGCAGGTGCACACCTACAACGCCCACCACGGCTTCAACTGCGACCAGCGCGGCGCGCACCACGCCCCGTCGGCCGCGCTGGCGCGCGAGCGCACGCTGGCCTTTTTGGCGCAGCACTTGGGCTAA
- a CDS encoding universal stress protein translates to MKWLIPVDGSELSFEAVAYAVRMAQAGLACELVLVNVQEPATFYELVTLHDAEAIERLAEAAGQDLLAAAEAQVRAAQLPYSTHVRMGEPVALLLEVLEEEGCDGVIMGSHGRGLLGRTLLGSVSQQMLQHAPVSVTFVKHAAQPESDSEPDSEPDSDS, encoded by the coding sequence ATGAAATGGCTGATCCCGGTGGATGGTTCCGAGTTGTCGTTCGAGGCGGTGGCCTACGCCGTGCGCATGGCGCAGGCCGGGCTGGCCTGCGAGCTGGTGCTGGTCAACGTGCAAGAGCCGGCCACTTTTTATGAACTGGTGACCTTGCACGACGCCGAGGCCATCGAGCGCCTGGCCGAGGCCGCCGGGCAAGATCTGCTGGCTGCAGCCGAAGCCCAAGTGCGCGCCGCGCAACTGCCCTACAGCACCCACGTGCGCATGGGCGAGCCGGTGGCGCTCCTGCTCGAGGTGCTGGAAGAGGAAGGCTGCGATGGCGTGATCATGGGCAGCCACGGCCGCGGGCTGCTCGGGCGCACCTTGCTGGGCTCGGTGTCGCAGCAGATGCTGCAGCACGCCCCGGTGTCGGTGACTTTCGTCAAGCACGCCGCCCAACCCGAGTCCGATTCCGAGCCCGATTCCGAGCCCGATTCCGACTCCTAA
- a CDS encoding indolepyruvate ferredoxin oxidoreductase family protein yields MNAPLPEAVRRALASVSLDDKYTLDHGRAFMSGVQALVRLPMLQRQRDWQLGRNTAGFISGYRGSPLGGYDQALWKAKAHLAAQQIVFQPGVNEELAATAVWGTQQLGFAPPGSQRHDGVFGLWYGKGPGVDRSADVFKHANLAGTTPWGGVIAVAGDDHVAKSSTAAHQSDHIFKACGLPVFFPASVQEILDFGLHAWAMSRFAGVWAGMKTIQEIVESSAVAEIDPDRVRIVAPEFELPPGGVHIRWPDAALEQEARLMDTKWYAALAYVRANRLNHNAIEGPHDRYGLIASGKAYNDTRQALRDLGLDDATCRRIGLRLHKVGVVWPLEAQTTREFATGLREILVVEEKRQVIEYQLKEELYNWRPDVRPDVLGKFDEVGADHSGGEWSMPNPSANQLLRANADLTPALIAQALARRLARHGLLPEGSEVAARVQAQLERLQGQARALQVLHADTPLAERQPWFCSGCPHNTSTRVPEGSRAMAGIGCHFMTIWMDRSTIGFTQMGGEGVPWVGQQPFSHESHVFANLGDGTYFHSGLLAIRQCIAANVNITFKLLYNDAVAMTGGQPLGERAEGHHVLQIAHSLQAEGVARLTVVTDEPEKYRGALHTTVGGSTLRLPAGVAVEHRDQLDRIQREFRQLPGTTVILYDQTCATEKRRRRKRGTLADPARRVLINPAVCEGCGDCGVQSNCLSIEPLQTEFGRKRQINQSSCNKDFSCLKGFCPSFVTVEGGQLRKSAPAGALPAPEALGDVPEPPLPAFDAAGPGSVYGIVVAGVGGTGVITIGQLLGVAAHLEGKGVVTQDAAGLAQKGGATWSHVLLAVQQSDICTTRVGSGAADLILGCDAIVAVSKESLARLGPGRTRVALNGHVSPTAAFVRQPDWHNPASQCQATLERLLSPEAVAPLDAEALATRLLGDALYLNPLLLGFAWQKGWLPLRRESLRRAIELNDVAVAKNLAAFEWGRWAAHDGARLQALLAPAQAIALHPRPGLEALLQRRSEFLRAYQNPAYAQRYSDFVRRVQQAEAAALGAGTSALSEAVAHNLFKLMAYKDEYEVARLHSDPAFLRQIGAQFEGDFALRFHLAPPLWARRDERGLPIKRAFGPWMLTAFKGLARLKGLRGTAFDPFGRSAERREERALIGQYQELIEELLPNLNPARKALALQLAALPEGIKGFGHVKARHLAAVRLRWSELLAQWRAAGPLPPDAPAPGASARR; encoded by the coding sequence ATGAACGCACCCTTGCCCGAAGCGGTTCGGCGCGCCCTTGCCAGCGTCAGCCTAGACGACAAATACACGCTGGACCACGGGCGTGCCTTCATGAGCGGGGTGCAAGCGCTGGTGCGGCTGCCCATGCTGCAGCGCCAGCGCGATTGGCAACTGGGCCGCAACACCGCCGGCTTCATCAGCGGCTACCGCGGCTCGCCGCTGGGCGGCTACGACCAGGCGCTGTGGAAAGCCAAGGCGCACCTAGCCGCGCAGCAGATCGTGTTTCAGCCCGGCGTCAACGAAGAACTGGCCGCCACCGCGGTCTGGGGCACGCAGCAGCTCGGGTTTGCACCGCCCGGCAGCCAGCGCCACGACGGCGTGTTTGGCCTGTGGTACGGAAAAGGCCCAGGGGTGGACCGCAGCGCCGACGTCTTCAAGCACGCCAACCTGGCCGGCACCACGCCTTGGGGCGGCGTGATCGCGGTGGCCGGTGACGACCACGTCGCCAAAAGCTCGACCGCCGCGCACCAGAGCGACCACATCTTCAAGGCCTGTGGGCTGCCGGTGTTCTTCCCCGCCAGCGTGCAAGAAATCCTCGACTTCGGGCTGCACGCCTGGGCCATGAGCCGCTTTGCCGGCGTCTGGGCCGGCATGAAAACCATCCAAGAGATCGTTGAGTCGAGCGCCGTGGCCGAGATCGACCCGGATCGGGTGCGCATCGTGGCGCCCGAGTTCGAGCTGCCCCCCGGCGGCGTGCACATCCGCTGGCCCGACGCGGCGCTGGAGCAGGAAGCGCGCCTGATGGACACCAAGTGGTACGCCGCGCTGGCCTATGTGCGCGCCAACCGGCTCAACCACAACGCGATCGAGGGCCCGCACGACCGCTACGGCCTCATCGCCAGCGGCAAGGCCTACAACGACACCCGGCAGGCGCTGCGCGACCTCGGGCTCGACGACGCCACCTGCCGCCGCATCGGGCTGCGGCTGCACAAGGTGGGCGTGGTCTGGCCGCTGGAGGCGCAGACCACGCGCGAGTTTGCCACCGGGCTGCGCGAGATTCTGGTGGTGGAAGAAAAGCGCCAAGTGATCGAATACCAGCTCAAAGAAGAGCTCTACAACTGGCGCCCCGACGTACGCCCCGACGTGCTGGGCAAGTTCGACGAAGTCGGGGCCGACCACAGCGGCGGCGAGTGGTCGATGCCCAACCCGAGCGCCAACCAGCTGCTGCGCGCCAACGCCGACCTGACGCCGGCGCTGATCGCCCAAGCGCTGGCGCGGCGCTTGGCGCGCCACGGCCTGCTGCCCGAGGGCAGCGAAGTGGCGGCGCGGGTGCAGGCGCAGCTCGAGCGCCTGCAGGGCCAGGCGCGCGCCTTGCAGGTGCTCCATGCCGACACGCCGCTGGCCGAGCGCCAGCCCTGGTTTTGCTCCGGCTGCCCGCACAACACCAGCACCCGGGTGCCCGAGGGTTCGCGCGCCATGGCCGGCATCGGCTGCCACTTCATGACCATCTGGATGGACCGCTCCACCATCGGCTTTACGCAGATGGGGGGCGAGGGCGTGCCGTGGGTCGGGCAGCAGCCCTTCAGCCACGAGTCGCACGTCTTTGCCAACTTGGGCGACGGCACCTACTTTCACAGCGGCCTGCTGGCGATCCGCCAGTGCATCGCCGCCAATGTCAACATCACCTTCAAGCTGCTCTACAACGACGCCGTGGCCATGACCGGCGGCCAGCCGCTGGGTGAGCGCGCCGAAGGCCACCACGTGCTGCAGATCGCGCACAGCCTGCAAGCCGAAGGGGTGGCGCGCCTGACCGTGGTCACCGACGAGCCCGAGAAATACCGCGGCGCCCTGCACACCACCGTGGGCGGCAGCACGCTGCGGCTGCCGGCCGGGGTGGCGGTGGAGCACCGCGACCAGCTCGACCGCATCCAGCGCGAATTCCGCCAGCTGCCCGGCACCACCGTGATCTTGTACGACCAGACCTGCGCCACCGAAAAGCGGCGCCGGCGCAAGCGCGGCACCTTGGCCGACCCGGCGCGGCGCGTGCTCATCAACCCGGCCGTGTGCGAGGGCTGCGGCGATTGCGGCGTGCAGAGCAACTGCCTGAGCATAGAGCCGCTGCAGACCGAATTCGGGCGCAAGCGCCAGATCAACCAGAGCAGCTGCAACAAGGATTTTTCCTGCCTCAAGGGCTTTTGCCCGAGCTTCGTCACGGTCGAGGGCGGGCAACTGCGCAAAAGCGCCCCGGCGGGTGCGCTGCCGGCGCCCGAGGCGCTGGGGGATGTGCCTGAGCCGCCGCTGCCAGCCTTTGATGCCGCCGGGCCGGGCAGCGTCTATGGCATCGTGGTGGCCGGGGTCGGCGGCACCGGGGTCATCACCATCGGCCAGTTGCTGGGGGTGGCGGCGCACCTCGAGGGCAAAGGCGTGGTCACGCAAGACGCCGCCGGCCTGGCGCAAAAGGGCGGCGCCACCTGGAGCCATGTGCTGCTGGCTGTGCAGCAGAGCGACATCTGCACCACCCGCGTCGGCAGCGGCGCGGCCGATTTGATTCTGGGCTGCGACGCCATCGTCGCCGTCAGCAAAGAAAGCCTGGCCCGCCTAGGGCCGGGGCGCACGCGGGTGGCCCTGAACGGCCACGTGAGCCCGACGGCGGCCTTTGTGCGCCAACCCGACTGGCACAACCCGGCCAGCCAGTGCCAAGCCACGCTCGAACGCCTGCTCAGCCCCGAGGCGGTGGCGCCGCTCGACGCCGAGGCCTTGGCCACGCGGCTGCTGGGCGACGCGCTCTACCTCAACCCGCTGCTGCTGGGTTTTGCTTGGCAAAAAGGCTGGTTGCCGCTGCGGCGCGAGTCGCTGCGGCGGGCGATCGAGCTCAACGATGTGGCAGTGGCCAAAAACCTGGCTGCGTTTGAATGGGGCCGCTGGGCGGCGCACGACGGCGCGCGGCTGCAGGCGCTGCTGGCGCCGGCGCAAGCCATCGCGCTGCACCCGCGCCCCGGCCTCGAGGCGCTGCTGCAGCGGCGCAGCGAATTTTTGCGCGCCTACCAGAACCCGGCCTACGCGCAGCGCTACAGCGACTTCGTGCGCCGGGTGCAGCAGGCCGAGGCCGCGGCGCTGGGTGCGGGCACAAGCGCCCTGAGCGAGGCGGTGGCGCACAACCTGTTCAAGCTCATGGCCTACAAAGACGAATACGAGGTGGCGCGCCTGCACAGCGACCCCGCGTTTTTGCGCCAGATCGGGGCCCAGTTCGAGGGCGATTTTGCGCTGCGCTTTCACCTCGCGCCGCCGCTGTGGGCGCGCCGCGATGAGCGCGGCCTGCCGATCAAGCGTGCCTTCGGGCCGTGGATGCTCACCGCCTTCAAGGGCTTGGCGCGCCTCAAGGGCCTACGCGGCACGGCCTTCGACCCCTTTGGCCGCAGCGCCGAGCGGCGCGAGGAACGCGCCCTGATCGGCCAGTACCAAGAGCTGATCGAAGAACTGCTGCCGAATCTGAACCCCGCGCGCAAGGCGCTGGCGCTGCAACTGGCGGCGCTGCCCGAAGGCATCAAGGGTTTTGGCCACGTCAAGGCGCGACACTTGGCCGCCGTGCGCCTGCGCTGGAGCGAGTTGCTGGCGCAGTGGCGCGCTGCCGGGCCGCTGCCGCCCGATGCGCCCGCACCCGGGGCATCCGCTCGACGCTGA